From the genome of bacterium, one region includes:
- a CDS encoding DUF4249 family protein yields the protein MKYLSYILLAVFVGFVLTACDDEKQVDFEEALVVDGAMYVGQRLEVRLTHTIPFDQAYYPDEVRVTGADVWVTVNGTTAYALTEEVSGVPGTYALPDTVAVVTTGNRYDLLVVWEGDSSWAYTYATGPIELTEAVLINVNNEITDTAPDTLEYGGDQLRLTWTTDPANFGYALQIEAMDESKYGEDCDVGDDNGPGTYLFTWTTRFINSQDLPWISLCYDGPTMIRVFTCDTAYWNFASTTLIGDPNNDPVSNVENGFGVFCAIDCDTFQFMLTDTLED from the coding sequence ATGAAATACCTATCCTATATCCTGCTGGCTGTGTTTGTGGGTTTTGTCCTGACGGCCTGTGACGACGAGAAGCAAGTGGATTTCGAGGAAGCGCTGGTGGTGGACGGTGCGATGTATGTCGGTCAGCGGCTGGAAGTGCGGCTGACGCATACGATTCCGTTTGATCAGGCGTACTATCCGGACGAGGTGCGCGTGACGGGAGCTGACGTGTGGGTGACGGTCAATGGCACGACAGCGTACGCGTTGACAGAGGAGGTGTCAGGTGTGCCGGGGACGTACGCGCTGCCGGATACGGTGGCCGTTGTGACTACGGGCAACCGCTATGACTTGTTGGTCGTGTGGGAAGGAGATTCGAGCTGGGCGTATACTTACGCAACGGGGCCGATCGAATTGACGGAGGCGGTCTTGATCAATGTCAACAATGAGATCACCGACACGGCCCCGGATACGCTGGAATATGGCGGCGATCAATTGCGGCTGACGTGGACAACCGATCCGGCGAATTTCGGGTATGCACTGCAGATTGAAGCGATGGATGAATCCAAGTACGGTGAAGACTGTGACGTGGGCGATGACAACGGCCCGGGAACGTACTTGTTCACGTGGACGACGAGGTTCATCAATTCGCAGGACTTGCCGTGGATCAGTTTGTGCTACGACGGGCCGACGATGATCCGGGTGTTCACCTGCGATACGGCGTATTGGAATTTCGCTTCAACGACGCTTATCGGGGATCCCAACAACGATCCCGTGTCGAACGTTGAGAACGGGTTCGGGGTGTTTTGCGCGATAGACTGCGACACGTTTCAGTTCATGTTGACGGACACGCTGGAGGATTAG
- a CDS encoding T9SS type A sorting domain-containing protein: MERKWLLLLLILAATAVQAKPAKDRVVGPVATNGTETVQTLSAPRPHNPLDDEGGTANSTYEIVGTTWYDYQTNGTHGKQIALDAFGNIHVAWTNGEQEGSAERHIYYNCWSATADSFLYIGGVRVDAGTRAGFCNMAAGANGFGFPAFHETLGPLPHATASIDFTPCAGAFTGIMVPFPANEPQIIWPRIDMDRNGKIHMVATESGGAAEEYYARGVPQYDGGFGLDIVWEQSFTDPWEPATFVTIDVACSRVSNRVAVAWIADPTDVPPFLDDENIMLKISEDGGETWGPTVPVTNLAPVDTSCFRQGGTYETCVGDTFRPWIDLSVIFDDNDNVHLAFTAQAYYSIDEEGTPGPFGFVYSTLWHWGEDREEFNLINQAFFANDSVALGVNNLMCHRPSLAIDTTTGYLYCSFQQFDQHAYSDAGYPCGEFYMSVSTDNGQTWAVPTNVSNTPGEPNMPTGNDPSERDITTAKYVTDGAIHTLYLHDYACGSAVASSGPEGPPTQNDVVYMRIPVGDIPTTPLQEIWAFRSDSVGFPDFNSVSEHGALPGQFTLHQNYPNPFNPSTTIQFDLSKAGNVELSVFDVTGRTVATLVDGGLSAGAHTVNFDGANLTSGVYFARLEMGGTSQARKMALIK, encoded by the coding sequence ATGGAACGCAAGTGGTTATTGCTGTTGCTCATCCTGGCCGCGACTGCGGTGCAGGCGAAACCAGCCAAGGACCGGGTTGTCGGCCCGGTGGCGACCAATGGCACGGAGACGGTGCAGACGCTATCGGCTCCACGCCCGCACAACCCGCTCGATGACGAGGGCGGGACAGCGAATTCGACGTACGAAATTGTGGGGACGACCTGGTACGACTATCAGACGAACGGCACGCACGGCAAGCAGATAGCGCTCGACGCGTTCGGCAATATTCACGTCGCGTGGACGAATGGCGAGCAGGAGGGGTCGGCGGAGCGCCACATTTATTACAACTGCTGGTCGGCGACGGCGGATAGTTTCCTGTACATAGGCGGCGTGCGCGTGGATGCGGGGACGCGGGCCGGGTTCTGTAACATGGCGGCCGGGGCCAACGGATTTGGCTTCCCGGCCTTTCACGAGACGCTGGGCCCGTTGCCGCACGCGACGGCCTCGATAGACTTCACGCCGTGCGCGGGTGCGTTTACGGGTATCATGGTGCCGTTTCCGGCCAATGAACCGCAGATTATCTGGCCGCGCATTGACATGGACCGCAACGGCAAGATTCACATGGTAGCGACGGAGAGCGGCGGCGCCGCCGAAGAGTACTATGCGCGCGGCGTCCCGCAGTATGACGGCGGGTTCGGGTTGGACATTGTGTGGGAACAGAGTTTTACCGATCCGTGGGAACCGGCGACCTTCGTGACGATTGATGTGGCGTGTTCGCGCGTATCGAATCGCGTGGCCGTGGCATGGATCGCCGATCCAACGGATGTGCCGCCGTTTCTCGACGACGAGAATATCATGCTGAAAATTTCGGAGGACGGCGGCGAGACGTGGGGACCGACCGTTCCCGTGACGAATCTGGCACCGGTGGATACGTCGTGCTTCAGGCAGGGAGGCACTTATGAAACGTGCGTGGGCGACACGTTCCGACCGTGGATTGACCTGTCCGTGATTTTCGACGACAACGACAACGTACACCTTGCGTTCACGGCGCAGGCCTACTATTCGATTGACGAAGAAGGCACACCGGGACCGTTTGGCTTTGTCTATTCGACGCTGTGGCATTGGGGTGAAGATCGTGAAGAATTCAACTTGATTAATCAGGCGTTCTTCGCCAACGACTCGGTCGCGCTGGGCGTCAACAACCTGATGTGTCACCGTCCGAGTCTGGCGATTGACACCACGACGGGCTATTTGTATTGCTCGTTCCAGCAGTTTGACCAGCATGCTTACAGCGACGCCGGTTATCCGTGCGGCGAGTTCTACATGAGTGTTTCAACCGACAACGGGCAGACGTGGGCAGTGCCGACGAACGTAAGCAATACGCCCGGTGAGCCGAACATGCCGACGGGCAATGATCCGAGCGAGCGAGACATTACCACGGCGAAATATGTGACCGACGGGGCAATCCATACGCTGTATTTGCACGACTACGCGTGCGGCAGTGCGGTGGCCTCAAGCGGCCCGGAAGGCCCGCCAACGCAGAATGACGTTGTCTACATGCGGATTCCGGTGGGGGACATTCCGACGACGCCGTTGCAGGAGATTTGGGCGTTCCGTTCGGACTCGGTGGGCTTCCCGGATTTCAATTCGGTGTCCGAACACGGCGCGCTGCCCGGGCAGTTTACTCTGCATCAGAACTACCCCAATCCATTCAACCCGAGCACGACAATTCAGTTTGATCTTTCGAAAGCTGGGAATGTCGAGCTCTCCGTGTTTGATGTAACGGGCCGGACGGTGGCTACGTTGGTGGATGGCGGGCTGAGCGCCGGTGCGCACACTGTGAATTTTGATGGGGCGAATCTGACCAGCGGTGTCTACTTTGCGCGGCTGGAAATGGGCGGAACGAGTCAAGCCCGGAAGATGGCGCTCATCAAATGA
- a CDS encoding T9SS type A sorting domain-containing protein, protein MKRVVWLVFLLSAGLSLAQEGGTPNSEWMYVGNTWRDYQGNGTLGRMIAVGPNGDVHFVWTNGLSDGLARDCFYNCWDDASDSLLSQDGYSMNGFHRSSYPTIVVHSHGYGVSSFNSLHYTGQPAVATAFDFFPCSGAFTPYWAGVGDSIAYWPKTDMDRQDRIHLVGTSFEPEMRIYYARAFIDDTSNMDFEIIWDVTLVEIASEGIISPGVDIACSRLSDRVAVAWVVDPPGDYDPENIVMRISDDGGETWSGVLPVTDLPPIDTMCTQAPEICNGDTFRPWHDLSILLDDDDNVHIAFSASGYYYFDENGEANPGHTYLSSIWHWSEFTQEFTLIGEAWHPHDTHALGENNLMCQKPSLAIDTTTGYMYCGFQQFDRRAYSVSGYPMGEFYLSKSWDLGASWTLPINVSNTPGDTAMPENGDHPSERDITLAKYVTDGTVHAQYIHDRSAGSTPWFEGETTLNEVVYMRVPDRDMPWLPLQEQWQFRATGTSANDLPQLPRQFTLYQNYPNPFNPSTTIQFDLAKAGNVKLAVFDVTGRTVATLVDGAMSAGAHSVEFDGANLTSGVYFARLEMGGTTMTRKMVLIK, encoded by the coding sequence ATGAAGCGCGTGGTTTGGTTGGTTTTTCTGCTGAGTGCCGGGCTAAGTCTGGCGCAAGAGGGTGGTACGCCCAATTCGGAGTGGATGTATGTTGGGAACACGTGGCGGGATTATCAAGGGAACGGCACGCTGGGAAGGATGATCGCGGTCGGGCCGAATGGGGACGTGCATTTCGTTTGGACCAATGGACTCAGCGACGGCCTAGCTAGAGATTGCTTCTACAATTGCTGGGATGACGCATCAGACAGCTTGCTGTCGCAGGACGGCTATTCTATGAACGGATTCCACCGTTCGTCTTATCCGACGATTGTTGTGCATTCACATGGATATGGCGTCAGCTCTTTCAATTCGCTTCATTACACCGGTCAACCCGCAGTTGCGACTGCATTCGACTTCTTCCCGTGTTCCGGAGCCTTCACGCCCTATTGGGCCGGGGTCGGCGATTCAATCGCCTATTGGCCCAAGACCGATATGGACCGCCAAGACCGAATTCACCTTGTTGGCACGAGTTTCGAGCCAGAAATGCGAATCTACTATGCACGTGCCTTCATTGACGATACTTCGAACATGGACTTTGAAATTATTTGGGACGTGACGCTTGTTGAAATTGCTTCAGAAGGCATCATTTCTCCCGGCGTGGACATCGCCTGCTCACGCTTGAGTGACCGCGTAGCCGTAGCATGGGTTGTTGATCCGCCGGGCGACTACGACCCCGAGAACATCGTGATGCGCATTTCAGATGACGGTGGCGAGACTTGGAGCGGTGTTTTGCCCGTCACGGATTTGCCGCCAATTGATACGATGTGCACTCAGGCGCCAGAAATCTGCAACGGTGATACATTCAGGCCTTGGCACGATCTTTCAATTCTATTGGACGACGACGACAATGTGCACATCGCGTTCTCGGCGAGTGGCTACTACTACTTTGATGAGAATGGTGAGGCAAATCCGGGGCACACGTATCTCTCGTCTATTTGGCACTGGTCGGAATTCACTCAAGAATTCACTCTAATTGGCGAGGCGTGGCATCCACACGACACCCATGCGCTTGGCGAGAACAATCTGATGTGCCAAAAACCAAGTCTTGCGATTGATACCACAACCGGATACATGTACTGTGGCTTTCAGCAATTCGACCGCCGCGCATACAGTGTGAGTGGCTATCCGATGGGCGAATTCTACCTCAGTAAGTCGTGGGACCTTGGTGCATCGTGGACGCTGCCCATTAATGTCAGTAACACGCCGGGTGATACAGCGATGCCAGAGAACGGCGATCATCCGTCGGAACGCGACATCACGTTGGCGAAATACGTCACCGATGGCACGGTGCATGCGCAATATATCCACGACCGCTCAGCAGGATCAACTCCTTGGTTCGAGGGTGAGACGACCCTGAATGAAGTCGTTTACATGCGCGTCCCTGACAGAGACATGCCCTGGCTGCCCTTGCAAGAGCAATGGCAATTCCGCGCGACAGGCACCAGTGCAAACGATCTTCCGCAGCTTCCGAGACAATTCACGCTCTACCAAAACTACCCCAACCCGTTCAACCCTAGCACGACGATTCAGTTTGACCTTGCGAAAGCGGGCAATGTCAAACTCGCAGTGTTTGATGTGACGGGGCGGACGGTGGCGACGCTGGTGGATGGGGCGATGAGCGCCGGGGCGCACTCGGTGGAATTTGATGGCGCAAATCTGACCAGCGGTGTCTACTTTGCGCGGCTGGAAATGGGCGGAACGACGATGACGCGGAAGATGGTGCTCATTAAATAG
- the hisC gene encoding histidinol-phosphate transaminase: MTLVPPFIESLIPYQPGKSMAQIRAQYGIEHIVKLASNENPVGSSPKGIAAGQAAFHDLQLYPEAGMLLRSKLAKLFELKLDNVVVGNGSESILANIVRTFMCDDEEVLTGEGTFIGIYVAARSRGVKLVTIPLKDYAFDLDAMADAITPKTKIIYLSNPNNPTGTYFTRAQFERFMERVPRRVVVILDEAYFEYAQDFDDYPDSMMYRIDNVMTLRTFSKAYGLAAMRIGYGFAHEDLCRNVLKVKLPFEPSVVAEAGGLGALDDDEFLSVTKATNRAGRLSMPAVYDELGLKYVPSAANFFMLPFETEAEALQFALALEQRGVIVRPLRGFGLPHCVRITIGTREQNDTLTAALKEVCSVKA; encoded by the coding sequence ATGACTCTCGTCCCACCCTTTATTGAATCGCTGATTCCCTATCAGCCCGGCAAATCCATGGCGCAGATTCGCGCGCAGTACGGCATCGAACATATCGTCAAGTTAGCGTCGAACGAAAATCCGGTCGGGTCCAGCCCGAAGGGAATCGCCGCAGGGCAGGCCGCCTTTCATGATTTGCAGCTCTATCCCGAGGCCGGCATGCTCCTGCGCAGCAAGCTGGCGAAGCTGTTTGAACTGAAACTCGACAACGTCGTCGTCGGGAACGGTTCGGAGTCCATTCTGGCCAACATCGTGCGCACGTTCATGTGCGACGACGAAGAAGTGCTGACCGGAGAAGGGACGTTCATCGGAATCTACGTTGCGGCACGGTCGCGCGGCGTGAAGCTGGTCACGATTCCGCTCAAGGATTACGCGTTCGATCTCGATGCGATGGCCGATGCGATCACGCCGAAAACCAAGATTATTTACCTGTCGAATCCCAACAATCCGACGGGCACGTATTTCACGCGCGCGCAGTTCGAGCGCTTCATGGAGCGCGTGCCGCGGCGTGTCGTGGTGATTCTCGACGAGGCCTACTTCGAATACGCGCAGGACTTCGACGACTATCCGGATTCGATGATGTACCGCATTGACAATGTGATGACGCTGCGCACTTTTTCCAAGGCGTACGGTCTGGCGGCCATGCGCATCGGCTACGGTTTTGCGCACGAAGATTTGTGCCGCAACGTGCTCAAGGTGAAGCTGCCGTTTGAGCCGTCGGTCGTCGCCGAAGCGGGCGGGCTGGGAGCGCTGGACGACGATGAGTTCTTAAGCGTGACGAAGGCGACCAACCGCGCGGGACGACTCAGCATGCCCGCGGTTTATGACGAATTGGGATTGAAGTATGTGCCGTCGGCGGCAAATTTCTTCATGCTGCCGTTTGAGACGGAAGCGGAGGCGCTGCAGTTTGCGCTGGCTCTCGAGCAGCGCGGCGTGATCGTGAGGCCCTTGCGTGGCTTTGGACTGCCGCATTGCGTGCGGATTACCATTGGCACACGGGAACAGAACGACACGCTGACGGCGGCGCTCAAAGAGGTGTGTTCGGTCAAGGCTTAG
- a CDS encoding PD40 domain-containing protein: MLAGAVKVEAETTKIADRAGRGCAAPAWSPDNRYVAYTTEDQDELLLVEVNKDIKTKKLYEIAHGEGVGRRFVFMPGADRMALRRPAGALPGSPDRIISVSYFVYDPVMLTHNTTPILGPYRIGDEVYYRADLQAPFVNLHGTEWDSAVNLDDERLTVSHAGREVYQSASDEKAEGFDISPDGQLVAAVYETSSGKQLRLITIATGQTFDLGSGRWPGWSADSNRLVFIRDKPSVKYAELVVYDLELGQIRSIQGINQFWPNEPALNSNGTQVAFTHEGEVYVTDVTGF, encoded by the coding sequence TTGCTCGCCGGGGCCGTCAAGGTAGAGGCCGAGACCACCAAGATCGCCGACCGTGCTGGCCGGGGCTGCGCTGCTCCTGCGTGGAGCCCGGACAATCGCTACGTTGCCTATACCACCGAGGATCAAGACGAGCTTCTGCTGGTCGAGGTCAATAAAGATATAAAAACAAAGAAATTGTATGAGATAGCGCACGGCGAAGGTGTGGGACGTCGCTTCGTTTTCATGCCCGGAGCAGACCGCATGGCCCTCCGCCGTCCGGCAGGTGCCTTGCCCGGATCGCCCGACCGGATCATCTCGGTCTCGTACTTTGTATACGACCCGGTGATGCTCACTCATAACACGACGCCGATCCTCGGCCCTTATCGCATCGGCGATGAAGTCTACTACCGTGCCGACCTGCAGGCCCCCTTTGTCAACCTCCACGGCACCGAGTGGGACAGCGCCGTCAACTTGGATGATGAGCGGCTAACCGTCAGCCATGCGGGCCGCGAAGTTTATCAGTCCGCCTCCGACGAAAAAGCCGAAGGCTTTGATATTTCACCAGATGGCCAATTGGTCGCCGCAGTATATGAAACCTCGTCCGGCAAACAGCTCCGGCTCATCACCATTGCCACGGGGCAAACCTTCGACCTGGGCAGCGGCCGCTGGCCGGGCTGGTCAGCCGACAGCAATCGGCTCGTGTTCATCCGCGACAAACCCAGCGTGAAATACGCCGAGCTCGTGGTGTACGACCTTGAACTCGGTCAAATCCGGTCCATTCAGGGCATCAACCAGTTCTGGCCCAACGAGCCAGCCCTGAACAGCAACGGCACCCAAGTCGCCTTCACCCACGAAGGAGAAGTCTATGTGACCGATGTCACAGGCTTCTGA